The DNA segment TTCCTACGTTAATGACTCCTGCCACTGAATTTGTTCCGTTTTTATTTGATTCATAGCTACTTTGATTATAACTCGCACTTACACTTGCTGATACTAAATTACTCAATGCATTTTGTTTAGCATTTTCCATAACTCCCATGTTCATATGACCGTTTAAATATTGGCTGCCATATCTTATTCCTTCATATAAATTTCCACCTAATTGGGTTACATTTCTTAAGTCCTGTATCCCATTTCCTATTGTATTTATACTTTGCGAACTATTTCCAAATCCATAGTCTTTTACATTATCTGCTACATCACTTATTGTACTTGCCAGTTGAGCAGGAGTAAATCCTACATTTACATTCACTCCTATAGTTGTACTCTTCTGTTTTACTTTTTCCTCATATACTTCTTTGGCATCCAGAAGTTCTACTCCGTTTGTCCCCCTTATTACAAGGTTTTCTCCAATATCAGCCTGCATTGCTTCTGTTCTTACTCTGTTTCCTGCTTCTAATACTGTATTTCCTTCTGACATTATACTTGATACTGCCACTGTGGTGCTGGTGTTGTTTACTTCAAGACTACTTCTGCTGTAACTCACTCCTGCTGATATACCACCGCCTCCTGTTGAAAAGCTTGAACTAAATCCACTTCTCTTTTCTGTCAGAGAATATTCATTATTCATGTCATCTGTTGTTATATTTATATCATTTCCCGCTGTTACTATTATATTTCCACCACTGTTTTGAATATTGTCATTTTTTACTGCTATAACATTTGATGCTTTTATATTTACATCTTTCCCTGCATCCAGTATTACATTATTCCCTATTAATGTACTTCCCACTGCACTTTCACTGTAATCCGTCTCATATCTGTAATAACTTGAAAATGTTCCTTTCTTCTCTTCCTTTTCCTCATGATACATTGTATTCTTATCATTTGATATATTTATGTTATTTTCTGCTGTTAACTGTACTGTTCCGTCTGATGCTACCGTACTTCCCTTTATATTTATATCATTTCCGGCATTCATTATAACATTGTCAAGACCTGTTACCTCCGAACCTAATTTCTGATTTACTTCTGTATATTGATAACCGTTCTTTATTCCTTCTCTTTCTGATTCTCTCAGATTTATTGTATTTATTGATATATCTTTCTTTGCTTCTATATATGTTGTTCCACCTGATTCTGTTACTGCTCCTCTTGATACATAGTTTTCTCCACTGATATATGTTATATTTCCTGAGCTTATTACTCCTGCATTCTGAACACTATCTGCTGTATAATTTCTTTCTTCCCCTCTTAATCTGTCATTTACTACTGTTTCTACACCAGTTGTTATATTGCTTATCGTTCCCCCTGCTGTTAACATTAAGTCTTCTTTCGCTGATATTACTGCCCCTATATTCAATATATCATTTTTTGCATCTATCTGTATATTTGTTCCTGTTATCTCTGCTGTTAATGCTCCTACACTCTTATTTATCAGATTATCTGTATTTACATATACTGTATTTCCTGATAATCTTCCCTGATTTACAAGACTGCTGCTGTTTATTGCAAGTGTTTCCTGTGCTGATATTGTTGTTGTAGGACTCTTTATATTCTCCAATGTTGCCTGACTTAAATATACCTGTGGTACCAATACCTTTTCACCATTTACTTCCTGTTCCACATACCAGATTATATCACTCTTCAATGCTGCTATCTGATCTCCTGTTAAAGCTACTCCTATTGTTAGCTGTAAATCTCCGCTTGTTGCCACTGCATTATCAAGCATTTCCTTCATTAACTCTGTATCTGCTTTTCCATTTATGAATCTTGTACCTAATGTCTCTAATAAAAGATTATTCATATACTTTGTTTCATAATATGCATCCCCTAATCTTCTTGCCATATTCCAGTCTTTTGATTCGTTGTATCCTATTTTACTTAAGAAATAGTCACTTCCAAAAAATCTTGATAAATCTATGTACTGTGATCTTGTTTCCATTAAATACTTGGATGTCGGGTCTTTACTTTCTGCAAATAATTTACTCTGTGAACTTGTAAATACTCCCGGATTAAATGGTATTGTTCCTGTTGTTATTATATCTATTACTGCTGTTCTGTCTACATGTACTGTTACAGGATCATAATATAAATCTACATCTACATCTTTTGATGTTATTGTACTTGGATCTATTACAATTCCTGTTCCTATTTTACTGTAATCATAACCATTGTTTATTGTCGGTGTTCCTTCTATTATTACATTATTTCCTTCTATTACTGATGCACTGTCTGCTATGTTATAGTCTCTTGATGTACTTTCAAGATCTCTTCTTACTCCTATTGCATCACCATATACTGTATTTCCACTTCCGTTTGTCCACATTGTCTGCCATAATGATAATCTTTCAGTTCCGTCATATACTTTTATTGTCGCTACATCTGTTACATTCTCTATTTTTTCTACTTTATTTGTTATTCTTAATGTCCCGCCTGAACTTATTTTTGAATTTCTATTTTCTATTTCTTTTACATCAAGTGTCAGATTTCCTCCTGATAATATTCTTCCGCCTTCTGTCACAAGTCTGCTTGTATCTACATAACCTTTTAATACCTGTGTTTCATATGTTGCATTTGAAGCTGTAAGGTTTCCTGACATATATCCATAATATAAATCATAATCTGTTGAATCTTTTATTTTTGTAAATTCTTTTTCCCTGTTTATTCCACCATTTATATTAGACTTTGCTATCCCTATTTTCCAATCATCCAGTCCTGTTATCAAACTACTGTTTCCTGTCTGGGCATATGCATCATCAAGCTCTCTCCATACATCATCATAAATATACTGTCCGTCCCAAGTTATCCAGTATAATCTATATTGTCCCGATACTTCTCCGCTGTTTAAAAGCTTATTCCCGCTTAACAGTATATTTCCTCTGCTGTCTATTATTCCCTTCGTATTATCAAGTAAATTAAAGCCTGTTATATTCAGTGTACTCTGTCCTACTATTTCTCCACCAGTATTATCCACATCTCCTGCCACAATATTCAGCTCATTATCACTATATACTGACGCATCTTTATTTACAAGCTTTGTTCCTTCTATATCAAGTTTATCAAGAAATATTATCAAATCCTTGTTTGTTATATTATTTCCTGATAACTTTCCACTTTCTCCTTCCATCATGGAATTATTCAGTATATTTCCTGTTGCCAGTAATTCCACATTACCTGCTGATATTGTTAAGTTATTCGTTATATCTCTTCCAGATAATCTTAATAACCCTGAGCTTATTGTATTTCCATTGTTTGTTATATCAAATCCTGATATTAACAAGTTATTTATTCCCTGTATTTTACCTTCAAGAAGTAAATTCCCTGAAGATGTTAATGTTATGTTATTTCCTCTTATTATCCCAGTATTATTATCATAAGAAAATATATTTTGTAAATTTATTGTTGTTGATTCTATTGAACTTCTATTTACTATTGATGTATTATTTAAGTTTATACTGCCATTTGATGCCAGCTTTCCTGTATTTGTTAAACTTGTATTATTAGCTGTTATCACTTCTTCTGCTAATATCTGACCGCTATTTGTTAATACTGGTGTTGTTATCTCTATATTTTTTGAAGCTATTGTTCCTTGATTATTTATATTGCTGCTTCCTTTTAATTTTGATGTCTCTACTACTGTTATCTTATTTGTATTTATGATATTTGTACTATCCACATCTAAATTTACTGTTACTATTTCTCCAGTGTTACTAAAACTAAAGCCTTTTGACACTATTTTATCTGATACTTTTAATACTCCTGTATTTGCTAAGTCTTTTGTATTTACTAATCCTCCTACATTAATTATATTGTAGTTTTCAAGATTAGAAGATATCACAAAATTACCATTTGTATTTATTTGTCCATGGTTCACTGCATTTCCTGCTGTATCTATTCCTTCTCCTGTTGTTATCTTTCCTGTACTTTTATTTTCAAGGTTTTTTGTAACAAGTTTTTTATTTGTTATTATTTCCCCATTATTATCTAAATCCTCTACATTGACATTACCTTCTGCAGTTAACTTCCCTGTATTGACAGTATCTTTAGCTGTTAAATCTCCTGTTGTTTGAACACTTCCTGCATTTGTTAGATTTTTATCTATTGTAACTCTGTCTTTTCCATAAAGTGTTCCCGCATTATTTACATTTCCTTTTATAGTTAAATCCTTATCAGATATAACTTTTCCGGTATTTATTACATTACCCTCTACAGCAATCCCGTTCTCGCTTTGTAAATCCGATTTATTAGTTAAGTCTTTCCCTACTTTTACAGAATTCTTTCCGTATACTAATGAATCTGATTCTAGATTACCTTTTATTTCTAAGCTTCCTTCTGATATTAGCTGTCCTTTATTTTTAGTATCTCCGCCTACAGTCACATTGCTCTTTGAATAAAGATTACTCTCATTATTTAAATTTCCACTTATTTCTATTTCCTGTGCTTGTGTTCCTGTTCCTTTTAATATTGTATTATTTGCTTCTATTGTTAATTTTCCCTCAGTATATGTTGAACCTTCCTGAATAAATTCTTTTGCCTTTACCTCGACTTCCTCTAAGCCTTGGCTTCTCTCAGTCACAACTGTACCGTCAGCATTCAATTTCAAAACTTTTTCACTTACCAATGATCCTTTTACCGCTAAATCCCCACCTACAGCCTTTAAGTAAATGTTACGACCATAAATACTTCCTACTACTGAGGCTGATACTAATACCTCTCCTGGATTATCCCCCTGTTTTACTGTTTCTTTTGTTCCTGTGTTATAATCATACTGTCCACCTATTAATGTTAAATCATTTCCATTCAATTGTCCATTTACCTGAATACTTCTTGCTAGCAGACTTAAATTTTCTGCTGCATTTCCATTGAAACCAGCACCTATCTCTATCCTACCATCCCTTACCATAACTGTCATTAAATCATCACTTACATGACCTGTTGTGAAGGTTACATTTCCAAATCTCCCTACCAAACCGCCATTTAAGTATATTCCATTGGGATTACTTAGAAACATATCTACTTTTCCCGTACTTGCTGCTTCTATAAAACCGTTTATTACTGACGGATCTTTATGTACTCTTAACAAAATTGCTCTTGCAGGATTTCCTGTGTAATTTTCATTTGGAGCTATTATTCCTCCAAGTTCACTTCTATATCCAATTCCTTCTTTGGATGAGATATTATTTAATATCAGGTTTTTCTCATCTACACTTAGTCTGTCAAAATCATTTACTGACACACCTGAATTTCCCGGATTCGCCAGTTCAATCATTGGGGTTCCATTCGGTGCTGTTATTACTCTTGCTGTTGAGCCATCTCTTGTTTTTATTAATGAATTTGCAAAACTCATGCTATTCAAAAACATACCCAATAATATACTTAGCGCTATATTCCTTTTTACAATGTTATATCTTTTCCCTTTCTTCATTTTTCCTCCCATTTATCTATTATTTTTTTAAAATTTTATTCCAAATGTCACATATACCTCATCTTCAGGCTTGCTTACATATCCTGATGCCTTATCAGGCTTCGTATATGCTATATCAAAATTAAATATTTCCCCGTAATACTTTACTCCTACTGCAAATCCCCTCATATATCCATATCTGTATATATCATGCACCTCATTATTCCAGCTCTCTCCAAAATCATAGCCTATATACGGCGATATACTTCCTATCTTGGATATATTTAAGTTATATGACAGCTCATTTTTTACATAATATCCTTTATCTCCTGATATGGAATCTCCTTTATATCCTCTTATTGTATATTCATCTCCCATACTTATCTTTTCACTTCCATAAAGCACATCCTGTGTATATTGTCCTACTCCTACCAGTCTATATGTAAATCTTTGCTTTCCTATTGTCATCGGCTTATACCAGTTTATATTAACTCCATACTTGTCAAATCTTCCCTTTGGATCATCGATTTCTTTTTCATGATCATCTGCTGATCTGAACCACGGCAGTCCTCTGTCATATGAAACATCAAATCCCAGTATTCCTCCAAAGAAGCCTCTGCTGTAATTTATTCCAAGACTTCCTATTGTCAGTCTCCTGTCTACAAGCTGGACATCTTCAAAGTAATTCTGGTTTGTCTTTAGCTTTAGTCCTCCGTTTATACTTATCTTACTCATTTTATTTCTGTATACCACTCTGTCTGCATTCAGATTAAACTGGGTTGATCTCCCGCTTGTATCATACAGTCCGTTATATCCTTCACTGCTGCTTATATAGTAGGAATGACTGTAGCCTGTACTGAATGTCCAGTATCTGAACGGAAATGAATAGTTCAATGACCAGTCCTCATTGAACTTTTCCGGTTCCGCTTCTGTATCTGCTGGAAGAAGATCATCCTTATCCTTGATTATCGTTCCCGGCGGTATTGATGACGAGCCTGTATAATCATTTCTCAAGGGTCTCTTATTCCTCCCTCTCTGATATGAAGCATAAAAACTGTCATTTATTCCCAAAAGATTATCCTTCGTAATATCTATCTTTGCTCTGTCTCTTCCTGTTGATTCATCTCCATAGTTATTATATGAGATATTTGCACTGAATGTCCTGCTCTGCTGGTTTTCTATCTGTAGTATAGAGCCTCCTGCTTCCTGTCCTGGTGCTATTTTTATCTCTACATTATTACTTGATACCCTGTTAAACTGATCTGTTGCCTGTTCTGTATCCTGTAATCTTAATATTCTCTTCTTATTCTTTGGAACTGACATAAATACCTTCATCCTGTCAGAGAAGGTATTTTCATTCAGGCTCGCTCCCTCTACTGTTCCGGGCAGAGTTATCAGTCTTATCGTTCCCTCACTTAGGTTTTGTGTTTCGTCAAGCCTTACCCTTGTTGTTATATATCCCTTTTCTATATATTTATTATTAAGATCTGTCATAAGTTTGTTTATATCCTTGGAGCTCAGCTTTCTGTTCAGATATTTCTTCGTTACGGCTTTTATCTCAGCTTTATTCAGAAGATTATATTCATCCTGCACTTCTATCTTTCTGATAAAGAACCTTACACTTGTATCGACCTCATCAGTACCATCTATTATTTGAGGTTCTTTTCCAAAATTTTCACGTTCTAACTCCCTTTGTCTTCTCTCTAATTCCTGCTGTCTTCTTTCATTTTCTATCGCAGCATTATTTCTTTCTATTATATCTCCCACTCCTGCTGAAAATACAATGCTTCCTAATAAAAAAAATGCTAATATTATACTTTTATTCATTTCTCTCCTTAAAAAAATAAAGCAAAAAATAAATGAGATATCCAGTAATTGTAATTAGTTTATTTAACTATGTACCATTAATATTTCTTTTATTTGTTGCTTTTTATATTTTATATATTTCTTTTTTTAAACTTTGATTTACCTTAGTTTACTCATTATACATTAAAATATCTCTTATTGTCAATTTATTTTTACTTTTTTGAGAATCTGTATCTAATCTTTTTATAATAAAAAAGATAGTCCGTTTTATAGGAACTATCTAAATTACATGTTAACTATATGTTATTATAAAGGGTCTTAAAAATTAAACTGATAACCAAATGATAAAGTCAGCTTTTTTATA comes from the Sebaldella termitidis ATCC 33386 genome and includes:
- a CDS encoding hemagglutinin repeat-containing protein, which produces MKKGKRYNIVKRNIALSILLGMFLNSMSFANSLIKTRDGSTARVITAPNGTPMIELANPGNSGVSVNDFDRLSVDEKNLILNNISSKEGIGYRSELGGIIAPNENYTGNPARAILLRVHKDPSVINGFIEAASTGKVDMFLSNPNGIYLNGGLVGRFGNVTFTTGHVSDDLMTVMVRDGRIEIGAGFNGNAAENLSLLARSIQVNGQLNGNDLTLIGGQYDYNTGTKETVKQGDNPGEVLVSASVVGSIYGRNIYLKAVGGDLAVKGSLVSEKVLKLNADGTVVTERSQGLEEVEVKAKEFIQEGSTYTEGKLTIEANNTILKGTGTQAQEIEISGNLNNESNLYSKSNVTVGGDTKNKGQLISEGSLEIKGNLESDSLVYGKNSVKVGKDLTNKSDLQSENGIAVEGNVINTGKVISDKDLTIKGNVNNAGTLYGKDRVTIDKNLTNAGSVQTTGDLTAKDTVNTGKLTAEGNVNVEDLDNNGEIITNKKLVTKNLENKSTGKITTGEGIDTAGNAVNHGQINTNGNFVISSNLENYNIINVGGLVNTKDLANTGVLKVSDKIVSKGFSFSNTGEIVTVNLDVDSTNIINTNKITVVETSKLKGSSNINNQGTIASKNIEITTPVLTNSGQILAEEVITANNTSLTNTGKLASNGSINLNNTSIVNRSSIESTTINLQNIFSYDNNTGIIRGNNITLTSSGNLLLEGKIQGINNLLISGFDITNNGNTISSGLLRLSGRDITNNLTISAGNVELLATGNILNNSMMEGESGKLSGNNITNKDLIIFLDKLDIEGTKLVNKDASVYSDNELNIVAGDVDNTGGEIVGQSTLNITGFNLLDNTKGIIDSRGNILLSGNKLLNSGEVSGQYRLYWITWDGQYIYDDVWRELDDAYAQTGNSSLITGLDDWKIGIAKSNINGGINREKEFTKIKDSTDYDLYYGYMSGNLTASNATYETQVLKGYVDTSRLVTEGGRILSGGNLTLDVKEIENRNSKISSGGTLRITNKVEKIENVTDVATIKVYDGTERLSLWQTMWTNGSGNTVYGDAIGVRRDLESTSRDYNIADSASVIEGNNVIIEGTPTINNGYDYSKIGTGIVIDPSTITSKDVDVDLYYDPVTVHVDRTAVIDIITTGTIPFNPGVFTSSQSKLFAESKDPTSKYLMETRSQYIDLSRFFGSDYFLSKIGYNESKDWNMARRLGDAYYETKYMNNLLLETLGTRFINGKADTELMKEMLDNAVATSGDLQLTIGVALTGDQIAALKSDIIWYVEQEVNGEKVLVPQVYLSQATLENIKSPTTTISAQETLAINSSSLVNQGRLSGNTVYVNTDNLINKSVGALTAEITGTNIQIDAKNDILNIGAVISAKEDLMLTAGGTISNITTGVETVVNDRLRGEERNYTADSVQNAGVISSGNITYISGENYVSRGAVTESGGTTYIEAKKDISINTINLRESEREGIKNGYQYTEVNQKLGSEVTGLDNVIMNAGNDINIKGSTVASDGTVQLTAENNINISNDKNTMYHEEKEEKKGTFSSYYRYETDYSESAVGSTLIGNNVILDAGKDVNIKASNVIAVKNDNIQNSGGNIIVTAGNDINITTDDMNNEYSLTEKRSGFSSSFSTGGGGISAGVSYSRSSLEVNNTSTTVAVSSIMSEGNTVLEAGNRVRTEAMQADIGENLVIRGTNGVELLDAKEVYEEKVKQKSTTIGVNVNVGFTPAQLASTISDVADNVKDYGFGNSSQSINTIGNGIQDLRNVTQLGGNLYEGIRYGSQYLNGHMNMGVMENAKQNALSNLVSASVSASYNQSSYESNKNGTNSVAGVINVGNNFIIQSEGDVKLVNQKVTVGDNFIVDAKNFVALAGENTYSNNTKSSSSGINAGYDIVNNHVIGGANISGGKSNTDSKYYDNTTINVGGTFQLTTKEDATFAGANVTADKINFDIGKDLNIISLQDEYKSNGSSYGVGVDVSGKMPGSNKEEGYAIPSLNGSYSQDSADSKWVNNQTSIIAENGGSIKVGETLTNVGSIIGSLNPNEKLSIDANKVVVENLKDHDNGENSGIQLSGISKDTLIPQTGIQYGSHDKQQDSNATFVNTEVTEAGKKLDLDELGINTDINKAQVITKDEVVEQIDTVLHTDLGNQKVRDQFVEDILKTVSLVPEIVQGIQEGTKNEGETILGQISNNMGERSDDIKAFVEGRDKKLQEQLDKYKNEDGKIVMDADAQKLIEDSLRQTLEEFGKGDYKIEFFEGDPDQIMGVDDKNGIVYINVNGHGAGNAEEMRKNMQHDGSHGTYVNKDVDEDSAKKVGQINGDRTESNLIADESIKDKIKEGTDAYNKAVENGDIRNLLDKVVDVKNSKYFDAAQSTLDKVCSGRAECLGELYGFKEEDANKKNNENNLLIFTADLAETALIGGLTAFIPGSFVIAGKTITVSKVISSGGSVAKIIYDAKDIIMDDNTRKELYKLTVAKIELERSRVAADIYSKEYHEFYELFSSNGTLYFSERQMKAYNAGRKIFGKSVLSEKEIKDRIWRLNNYMSSGNPDYYLEPRSLERKVK
- a CDS encoding ShlB/FhaC/HecB family hemolysin secretion/activation protein; this translates as MNKSIILAFFLLGSIVFSAGVGDIIERNNAAIENERRQQELERRQRELERENFGKEPQIIDGTDEVDTSVRFFIRKIEVQDEYNLLNKAEIKAVTKKYLNRKLSSKDINKLMTDLNNKYIEKGYITTRVRLDETQNLSEGTIRLITLPGTVEGASLNENTFSDRMKVFMSVPKNKKRILRLQDTEQATDQFNRVSSNNVEIKIAPGQEAGGSILQIENQQSRTFSANISYNNYGDESTGRDRAKIDITKDNLLGINDSFYASYQRGRNKRPLRNDYTGSSSIPPGTIIKDKDDLLPADTEAEPEKFNEDWSLNYSFPFRYWTFSTGYSHSYYISSSEGYNGLYDTSGRSTQFNLNADRVVYRNKMSKISINGGLKLKTNQNYFEDVQLVDRRLTIGSLGINYSRGFFGGILGFDVSYDRGLPWFRSADDHEKEIDDPKGRFDKYGVNINWYKPMTIGKQRFTYRLVGVGQYTQDVLYGSEKISMGDEYTIRGYKGDSISGDKGYYVKNELSYNLNISKIGSISPYIGYDFGESWNNEVHDIYRYGYMRGFAVGVKYYGEIFNFDIAYTKPDKASGYVSKPEDEVYVTFGIKF